The following nucleotide sequence is from Pedobacter sp. PACM 27299.
TTTCCGGAATTGGGGTGTTAATTTTCACCTTCTGTCTGATTAAATCATTAATCGCTGCCAAAGACCCTTCGCCAATGATCTCTTTAAAACCAGAAGGCATTACCTCCAGGGTTACTCCTGCAAGTAAGGCTGCCGGGCTGATCAGCTGGAAAGATATTGAAGAACTTAGCCTGACAAAAATGGGTGCCGACGTATTAGTAACGCTTCATTTGAGTAATGTAGATCATTACAAAACAATGATCAGTAAGAAATTGTCAAAAATGGCCGTTAGCGATAACACGGACGAAAATGGACACTTTTTGGTCTACCTGACTGCCTCACATATTGATTTTAATGCAGAAGAGTTACTGGAAAAGATCAATGTTTACGGACCAAAAAATAAATAGAACCATTTATTCAAATCATTATGCTTTTATACAGAGGATGGGGCTTCCTTGCCTTATTTATTCCAGCGATCACGATGCTGATCGGAATTTACTTTTTTGGTGTATCGGGAAATATATCTTATGATATCATGCTTTACAGTATTCTAGCTGCAGCACCCATCACATTTGCTCTAGGGCTTTGGCTCAACAAGAAAAAAGTACATAACCTTTATTTCATCAAATTACAATATTGGGGATTAATCTGGGGAGTGGTGGCGATAGGGATGATCGTTTTTAAATATTTAAAGCCTTAATCATTTTTAAATGAGCATTGCTCTTGGTATAAATGCAGATAAAGCCGAATTCTCTTTAGGGAATTCGGCCTTTTTACTGAAATATCATGAGCCTACAACTGTTAATTCTTATCCAGGACGCTTAATAGTTTTTCAAGATCCTCTTCAGTATTGTAGAAATGAAAGCAGAGTCTTAATCCTTCGCCACGCGGAGTAACAATAATATTGGCCTCTTGTAGTCGCTGCGTCAACTCAGGATGAGTAGAAATATTAAAGATGGTACTATGCAATTCCCTTGCTGCAACTGTGTTAGACAGCAGCCCGCGATCCGTTAATGCCTTTTTTGCCAGTCTGCCTATAGATTGTAGTCTTTGCTGAATGACATCCATACCAATAGATTCAAAGTTTAAAATCGCCTGTTTCAGCGTGCCAAAATTAAAGGTATCCAGATGGCCTGGTTCAAAACAAAGCGATAACATGCTTCTGTCTTTTAAAAAGATCTCTGTTGGGAGTGAATAATTAATTCTTTTCTGATACAACAGGCGGCAAGCCTGATCTTTGAGGAGCACAAAGCCATTCCCATATCCGGAAAGCATCCATTTATAGCCACTGCTGATGAGTACATCTAATCCCGAGGTTTCGAAATTAAAACTACCTATACCACAAAATTGGGTCCCATCACCTACAATCAGCAAATCTGGGTAGTCCTCCTTCAATGTTTTGATAAAATTGAGGTCAACCTGAATACCATTGGCATATTGAACCAAACTGATGGCTAATATTGTGGGCTTAAATGTTTTGACTTTATCCAGAATGTGCTGTTCAAGAGATTCATCTGCAAGGGCATACTCACAATTAAACCCTCTGCTTTCTACCGGATAGTTTACTGAAGGATAATCACTGGTAACCAGCAAAAATTTATGATCAGTAGCCAATCCATCCAGAAAGGTGTTAAAACCGAGAGACATGTTCTGTACAAGAAATGTATTTTCTACCTTGCTATGGAAGAATCCGGCAACATGTTCCCTCACATCCTGCAAAAAACTACGTTGCTCCAGACGGAAGTCACTACCGTGATGGAAAAAATCTTCATCATGTGACTTTCTCCATTCCAGAATAGAGGTAGATAGTATACCCGAACTGGCAGTGTTTAGATAGGTACAATTTGAGAGTAGAGGAAATTGTGCGTTGAAACTCATGGCACAAATATACAGATTACCTAAAAAACTGGCATGGCTTCATCAGATAATCCATTAAAATAGTTACTTAATCTATTCGCCAGCTAAGTTGTGGCATTTATCTTTGCTAGTAACCACAAATGTAAAACAACCAAAAATCTAAACCCTCATGTTTAAACCTAAACTCTTTAAAACCAGTTTCCTGATCTTAAATGTCTGCATAGGCCTGTCGGCGAATGCCCAGCAGGCGGCCTTGCCTGAGCCGGCTTACAATCTCGTGCTAAAAGCACCTGTCAGAACCTGGGATGAAGCATTGCCACTTGGCAATGGGTTGATGGGCGGTTTGTTATGGGGAGAAAAGAACAACATCAAACTGTCTTTGGATAGAGGTGATTTATGGGATGAGCGTACCCATGGAGAAAAGGAATGGTGGAAAAAGTATACGTATCATAAAGGAGCAGCCCTCATCGCTCAGCAGGAATATGATACTGTAAATTCCTGGTGGGACGAAGCTTACAATGGGGTGAGTCCAACTAAATTACCTGCTGGAAGGATTGAATTTAAATTCCCTGAAGGAGAAGTCCTGAAGAATTTTGAACTACTGGAAGCGACAGCAGAAGGCCTGGTAAGGTTCAATTCCAGAGTAGAAATGCATGCTTTTTACAGTGCCAAAGATCCGGTAGCGATGCTGTCTATTAAAGGAGTCGTACCGGATGCGATCCAGTTGTTTAGTCCGATGGAGGTCTATCGCAAAACCGTAAAGGGCGACGGCGGGCCAAGCAGCGGCGGATCTGTGAGTAAACTGGGCTATCCTGAGGCCATAAAAGGGAAGTCAGCCAATGCCGAATGGTACATCCAGGAAGCTGCCGAGGGCCTGAAATATTGCGTATACATTGAGAGAAAGAAAAGTAATAAAGAAACGCTGATCGCTTTGAGCATCACTTCTACAGCCGATAGCAAGGATCCTTTGGCATTGGCCCGTCAGCGATGTGCCCTTGCTTTAAATAAAGGATATCAGGCGATGCGGAAGCCTCATGTAAAGTGGTGGACAGACTTTTGGAAGAAATCAAGTGTGCAGGTTCCGGATACAGCGGTTCAAAAACAATACAACCTGGTGCAATATTTTTACGGCGCAGCATCCCGTTTAAATGCACCGCCTATGCCGCTTCAAGGAGTCTGGACCGCAGATAACGGTACTTTACCACCATGGAAAGGCGATTACCATAATGACCTCAATACGCAGATGACTTATATGGCTTACCAGCAATCCGGAAGGTATGACGAGGGCGCATCGTACCTGAATTTTCTTTGGGATCGCCGTGATTTCTTCAGGGATTTTGCGAGAGATTTTTATGGGACAAAAGGGCTGGCTTGTCCAGGTGTCATGTCGTATTCCGGTCAGCCATTGGGCGGATGGGGACAATATAGTATGTCGCCAACCATGAGCGCATGGAGCGCACACCTGTTTTATTTGCATTGGCTCTATACTGCTGACGATAATTTCCTGAAGGAAAAAGCTTATCCATGGAGTTCCGAAGTTGGAGAATGTATGCTGGGTTTATTGCAAAAAGACAGCAATTGCCTGTTGAAA
It contains:
- a CDS encoding STM3941 family protein encodes the protein MEFYRNQKKSNQLVFIYVGIIAVLLVILFYSTGLISDRYLPKPAVISGIGVLIFTFCLIKSLIAAKDPSPMISLKPEGITSRVTPASKAAGLISWKDIEELSLTKMGADVLVTLHLSNVDHYKTMISKKLSKMAVSDNTDENGHFLVYLTASHIDFNAEELLEKINVYGPKNK
- a CDS encoding aminotransferase class V-fold PLP-dependent enzyme; this translates as MSFNAQFPLLSNCTYLNTASSGILSTSILEWRKSHDEDFFHHGSDFRLEQRSFLQDVREHVAGFFHSKVENTFLVQNMSLGFNTFLDGLATDHKFLLVTSDYPSVNYPVESRGFNCEYALADESLEQHILDKVKTFKPTILAISLVQYANGIQVDLNFIKTLKEDYPDLLIVGDGTQFCGIGSFNFETSGLDVLISSGYKWMLSGYGNGFVLLKDQACRLLYQKRINYSLPTEIFLKDRSMLSLCFEPGHLDTFNFGTLKQAILNFESIGMDVIQQRLQSIGRLAKKALTDRGLLSNTVAARELHSTIFNISTHPELTQRLQEANIIVTPRGEGLRLCFHFYNTEEDLEKLLSVLDKN
- a CDS encoding glycosyl hydrolase family 95 catalytic domain-containing protein translates to MFKPKLFKTSFLILNVCIGLSANAQQAALPEPAYNLVLKAPVRTWDEALPLGNGLMGGLLWGEKNNIKLSLDRGDLWDERTHGEKEWWKKYTYHKGAALIAQQEYDTVNSWWDEAYNGVSPTKLPAGRIEFKFPEGEVLKNFELLEATAEGLVRFNSRVEMHAFYSAKDPVAMLSIKGVVPDAIQLFSPMEVYRKTVKGDGGPSSGGSVSKLGYPEAIKGKSANAEWYIQEAAEGLKYCVYIERKKSNKETLIALSITSTADSKDPLALARQRCALALNKGYQAMRKPHVKWWTDFWKKSSVQVPDTAVQKQYNLVQYFYGAASRLNAPPMPLQGVWTADNGTLPPWKGDYHNDLNTQMTYMAYQQSGRYDEGASYLNFLWDRRDFFRDFARDFYGTKGLACPGVMSYSGQPLGGWGQYSMSPTMSAWSAHLFYLHWLYTADDNFLKEKAYPWSSEVGECMLGLLQKDSNCLLKLPLSSSPEIFDNSPKAWLEPNSNYDLMSLKMLFLSLKEMAAQMGKTAEAKKWGAAAIALGDFHTKGDGTLLLDAKHELTQSHRHLSNIIGIYPFNLINNERGKADEKVIEASLKNWDKLGSRSWVGYTFSWMSCLKARVGDGEGAVKNLDIFVKAFILRNGFHVNGDQTKSGYSGFTYRPFTLEGNFLAAQALHEMLMQSWSATPGDPHTGLIRIFAAMPKKWADASFTDLRAEGGHLVSAIRKNNKTISFRITAGRTGQLRIKDNFNGIEPVWNVKSVAKVGEAYEVTLNKGQTLKATLN